The following coding sequences lie in one Haladaptatus sp. DJG-WS-42 genomic window:
- a CDS encoding aminotransferase class I/II-fold pyridoxal phosphate-dependent enzyme, producing MKIADRVQQIPPSGIRKFFEIAEEMDDVISLGVGEPDFTAPWAAREAAIDSLKAGKTSYTANRGMRELREEIAKRVASQYDLAYDPDDEILVTAGASEGLDVAFRALVDPGDVVAIAQPSYISYVPGVTFAGGKPLSVPTREEDDFKLTTEILDAHGVADADMLVLCYPNNPTGAIMTEAEMAEVAKFVREHDLTVLADEIYADLTYGDEHTSIATFEGLRERTVVFNGFSKAYAMTGLRLGYAMAPPEVIAAMNRVHQYTMLSAPTTAQYAALEALQSCDNEVIEMRKQYNRRRQFVLSRFEEMGIDCFEAKGAFYVFPKCPWDDTDAFAEALLQEQGVALVPGHVFGESGDGHLRVSYAAGLNELREAMARIEAFLG from the coding sequence ATGAAAATCGCAGACCGCGTCCAGCAGATTCCGCCGTCTGGGATCCGCAAATTCTTCGAAATCGCAGAGGAGATGGACGACGTCATCTCGCTTGGGGTCGGTGAGCCCGATTTCACCGCGCCGTGGGCGGCACGCGAAGCCGCGATTGACTCGCTCAAGGCGGGAAAAACCTCCTACACCGCGAATCGTGGGATGCGTGAACTGCGCGAGGAGATAGCAAAGCGCGTCGCCTCCCAGTACGACCTCGCCTACGACCCTGACGACGAGATTCTGGTCACCGCAGGGGCGAGCGAAGGGCTTGACGTGGCGTTTCGCGCCCTCGTTGACCCGGGCGACGTGGTCGCCATCGCCCAACCGTCGTACATCTCTTACGTCCCGGGAGTCACATTCGCAGGCGGCAAGCCGCTCTCCGTGCCAACCCGCGAGGAAGACGACTTCAAACTCACCACGGAGATACTCGATGCACACGGCGTGGCCGATGCCGACATGCTGGTGCTTTGCTACCCGAACAACCCGACGGGAGCCATCATGACCGAAGCGGAGATGGCAGAAGTCGCAAAGTTCGTGCGCGAACACGACCTCACGGTGCTCGCAGACGAGATTTACGCAGACCTCACTTACGGCGACGAGCACACCTCTATTGCCACATTTGAGGGGCTTCGCGAGCGAACTGTCGTGTTCAACGGCTTCTCGAAAGCCTACGCGATGACCGGCCTCAGACTGGGATACGCAATGGCGCCACCCGAGGTTATCGCTGCGATGAATCGCGTCCATCAGTACACGATGCTTTCTGCGCCGACGACGGCGCAGTACGCCGCGCTCGAAGCCCTGCAGTCGTGTGATAACGAGGTCATCGAGATGCGAAAGCAGTACAACCGCCGTCGCCAGTTCGTCCTCTCGCGGTTCGAGGAGATGGGTATCGACTGTTTCGAGGCTAAAGGCGCGTTCTACGTCTTCCCCAAGTGTCCGTGGGACGACACCGACGCCTTCGCAGAGGCGCTGTTACAAGAACAGGGCGTCGCACTCGTCCCCGGCCATGTGTTCGGCGAGAGCGGGGACGGCCATCTTCGAGTGTCCTATGCAGCGGGCCTGAACGAGTTGCGCGAGGCGATGGCACGAATCGAAGCGTTCCTCGGGTGA
- a CDS encoding pyridoxamine 5'-phosphate oxidase family protein codes for MSNMHPAEMTEGEIQQLLDRGGSGVLSLAMDADAYAIPISYGFDPGSTRFYFRLGYGTESEKRSYVEHTQTARLVVYENIDGEWKSVIAAGTLREIADDELNLEVVRALRQADLPLLDIFDTPRDELVFSMYALDVAELTGRKTTAHSM; via the coding sequence ATGAGCAACATGCACCCCGCGGAAATGACTGAAGGCGAGATTCAGCAATTGCTTGACCGCGGTGGGTCGGGTGTGCTTTCGCTTGCGATGGACGCAGACGCCTACGCGATTCCGATTTCTTACGGCTTTGACCCCGGTTCGACTCGTTTCTACTTTCGCCTTGGATACGGCACCGAGAGCGAGAAACGGAGCTACGTCGAGCACACCCAGACCGCGAGGCTCGTGGTGTATGAAAACATAGACGGCGAGTGGAAGAGTGTCATCGCGGCCGGTACGCTGCGCGAGATTGCAGACGACGAGTTGAACCTCGAAGTCGTCCGCGCGCTCCGCCAAGCAGACCTTCCACTGCTCGATATCTTCGACACGCCACGCGACGAACTGGTGTTCTCGATGTACGCCCTCGACGTGGCGGAGCTGACGGGTCGAAAAACGACTGCTCACTCGATGTAG
- a CDS encoding type II secretion system F family protein yields MAPETMSASSGFEEKSISDSFYPLYRRLFSDDSEFVSDVEEKLGAARMPHTVEFFLSWALAIGVLLGLMLWFAGIALGYIIFVLFIDGTPVLLGLNLSPDMLAFVNAIKIPALVLVTGLVFGLIGFGIGFGSIVFVPYYRAGERKREINMLLPDAISFMYALSVGGMNQIEILQAMAKAEDTYGEVAKEFQSIVLETDYFDTDYRSAIRNQAMQSPSDELGQFLTDMLSIVNSGGDMTRFLDDKKEKHMRTAKQEQELTLETLELFGEMYMTLSLFPLLLIIILVIMSMLGEAQDFLLYGTVYGLIPMTGVGFLVLVATVKQDEPGDGYLQEKGMEIQQSEQGIFSLGIIERYTGTYAIFDRIKSKEGTFVTMELLKNPHHFFRDYPVATLALTVPAALVLLAFAILSGLAPASFEELIANPIGGTFFWVYMPVYITLIPLAVFNEWNLRSRWKIIKNLSDDLRKLSSANDTGLTLLESLKVVSDTSRGKLAEEFEAIHAKVNYGMSLKEALIEFNNTYHIPRLARTVKLISKAQETSSNITAVLSTAAQASENQDDIDRERVGRTRMQIVIIIMTYLVLLGVMAILKVKFLDVMAGLSAQASGDSGSFGGGIDTQMLSMLFFHAVTLQAVLSGFIAGYMRDASLMSGVKYAVILPTFALLVFMLI; encoded by the coding sequence ATGGCCCCAGAAACGATGAGCGCTAGCAGTGGCTTTGAAGAAAAGTCCATCAGCGATTCGTTCTACCCGCTCTACCGACGATTGTTCAGCGACGACAGCGAGTTCGTCTCTGACGTAGAAGAAAAACTCGGCGCGGCACGAATGCCCCACACGGTGGAGTTTTTCCTCTCGTGGGCGCTCGCCATCGGCGTCTTACTCGGGCTCATGCTCTGGTTCGCGGGGATTGCCCTTGGCTACATCATCTTCGTCCTGTTTATCGACGGGACGCCGGTGTTGCTCGGATTGAATCTGTCACCCGACATGCTCGCCTTCGTCAACGCCATCAAGATACCGGCGTTGGTGTTGGTGACTGGCCTCGTCTTTGGGCTGATTGGCTTCGGGATTGGCTTTGGCTCGATCGTCTTCGTGCCGTACTACCGGGCGGGTGAGCGAAAGCGGGAGATAAACATGCTCCTGCCGGACGCCATCTCGTTCATGTACGCCCTCTCGGTTGGGGGGATGAACCAGATCGAGATTCTCCAAGCGATGGCGAAAGCCGAAGACACCTACGGCGAGGTCGCAAAGGAGTTCCAGAGCATCGTCCTCGAAACCGACTACTTCGACACGGACTACCGGTCTGCAATTCGCAACCAGGCAATGCAGTCACCGAGTGACGAACTGGGGCAGTTCCTCACGGACATGCTCTCGATCGTCAACTCTGGTGGCGACATGACGCGCTTCTTGGACGACAAGAAAGAAAAGCACATGCGCACGGCAAAGCAGGAACAGGAACTCACGCTCGAAACCTTAGAGCTGTTCGGTGAGATGTACATGACGCTCTCGCTGTTCCCACTCCTGCTCATCATCATCCTCGTCATCATGAGTATGCTCGGGGAGGCCCAAGACTTCCTGCTCTACGGGACCGTCTACGGCCTCATCCCGATGACGGGCGTTGGCTTCCTCGTACTCGTCGCGACGGTCAAGCAGGACGAACCCGGCGACGGCTACCTCCAAGAGAAGGGGATGGAAATTCAACAGAGCGAACAAGGCATCTTCAGCCTCGGCATCATCGAGCGCTACACGGGAACGTACGCCATCTTCGACCGCATCAAGAGCAAGGAAGGGACGTTCGTCACGATGGAGCTGCTCAAGAATCCGCACCACTTCTTCCGTGACTACCCGGTGGCAACGCTCGCGCTCACGGTGCCCGCAGCACTCGTGTTGCTCGCGTTCGCCATCCTGTCCGGTCTCGCGCCTGCTTCCTTCGAAGAACTCATCGCGAATCCGATTGGTGGGACGTTCTTCTGGGTGTACATGCCGGTGTACATCACGCTCATCCCGCTCGCGGTGTTCAACGAGTGGAACCTCCGCTCGCGCTGGAAAATCATCAAGAACCTCTCTGATGACCTGCGCAAGCTGTCGAGCGCGAACGACACGGGGTTGACCCTGCTCGAATCGCTGAAAGTGGTCTCTGATACGTCGCGCGGAAAACTGGCAGAGGAGTTCGAAGCCATTCACGCGAAGGTGAACTACGGCATGAGCCTGAAAGAGGCGCTCATCGAGTTCAACAACACCTACCACATTCCGCGTCTCGCCCGCACGGTGAAGCTCATCAGCAAGGCCCAAGAGACCTCGAGTAACATCACCGCGGTTCTCTCGACGGCCGCACAGGCCTCCGAGAATCAAGACGACATCGACCGCGAGCGGGTTGGCCGCACGCGCATGCAGATCGTCATCATCATCATGACCTATCTGGTGTTGCTCGGCGTCATGGCCATCCTAAAGGTAAAATTCCTTGACGTGATGGCTGGCCTCTCTGCGCAGGCAAGCGGCGATTCAGGAAGCTTCGGTGGCGGTATCGACACGCAGATGCTGTCGATGCTGTTCTTCCACGCCGTGACCTTACAGGCCGTCCTGTCCGGATTCATCGCGGGCTACATGCGCGATGCAAGTCTCATGAGCGGCGTGAAGTACGCAGTCATCCTGCCAACCTTCGCCCTGCTCGTCTTCATGCTAATATGA
- a CDS encoding universal stress protein gives MYDKILFPTDGSLGMSNVLTQCLYQAIQSGATVHVVYIVDVRSYIILPEETQQRIIELLIEEGQRALAQVETRIDAEGDDIPTIYELLQGVPHEAILEYADEEDIDLIVMGTHGRTGEHKRILGSVAEEVVRNADAPVLTVRIREEDVEQMHEARANAEEAAEDADESPRYIE, from the coding sequence ATGTACGACAAAATTCTGTTTCCAACCGATGGGAGTCTCGGGATGTCGAACGTGCTCACCCAGTGTCTCTATCAGGCAATACAAAGCGGTGCAACGGTGCACGTTGTCTACATCGTCGATGTACGGTCGTACATCATTCTCCCCGAAGAAACCCAACAACGCATCATCGAACTGCTCATCGAAGAGGGCCAACGCGCGCTGGCGCAGGTCGAAACGCGCATCGATGCAGAAGGTGACGATATTCCGACCATCTACGAACTGCTCCAAGGTGTCCCCCACGAGGCGATTCTCGAATACGCAGACGAAGAGGACATCGACCTCATCGTGATGGGAACCCACGGCCGAACCGGGGAGCACAAGCGCATTCTCGGCAGTGTCGCAGAGGAAGTCGTCAGAAATGCGGATGCACCCGTGTTGACGGTGCGGATTCGAGAAGAAGACGTAGAGCAGATGCACGAAGCGCGCGCAAACGCGGAGGAAGCGGCCGAGGACGCAGACGAATCGCCGCGCTACATCGAGTGA
- a CDS encoding HAD family hydrolase, giving the protein MRYDAVIFDNDGVLVEPPNRTTVRRVAEATFHSFDLRRPTQDDLRQLGAHNLETIRQLAQQYDITPVRFCGKMTDFIESEQQREFRQGVRSLYEDVTALFDLDLPLGIVSDNPPKVLSYILRFFGLEAYFSTVYGCPFTPEGLSRRKPSPYYLNAALSDLDTQNAVYIGDQPCDVAAAENAGIDSALLTRDDTPVDWDVAPTYQIASLSELPALIA; this is encoded by the coding sequence ATGCGCTACGATGCGGTCATTTTCGATAACGACGGTGTGCTCGTTGAGCCACCGAATAGAACGACCGTTCGTCGCGTGGCAGAAGCAACGTTCCATAGCTTCGACCTTCGCCGTCCAACGCAGGACGACCTCCGCCAGCTCGGCGCGCACAATCTCGAAACGATTCGACAACTCGCCCAGCAATACGATATTACTCCGGTGCGGTTTTGCGGGAAGATGACCGACTTCATCGAATCCGAGCAACAACGTGAGTTCAGACAGGGGGTTCGGTCGCTCTATGAAGACGTGACCGCGCTGTTCGACCTCGACCTGCCACTCGGCATCGTCAGCGACAACCCGCCGAAAGTGCTGTCCTACATTCTCCGTTTTTTCGGCCTCGAAGCGTACTTTTCTACGGTTTACGGCTGCCCGTTCACCCCCGAGGGCCTCAGTCGAAGAAAGCCGAGCCCCTACTACCTGAACGCCGCACTTTCCGACCTCGACACACAGAACGCGGTGTACATCGGAGACCAGCCCTGCGATGTGGCCGCCGCCGAAAACGCGGGCATCGATTCAGCGTTGCTCACACGCGATGACACACCAGTTGACTGGGACGTCGCCCCAACCTACCAGATCGCCAGTCTTAGCGAACTCCCCGCGCTCATCGCGTAA
- a CDS encoding type II/IV secretion system ATPase subunit, giving the protein MGAYTWEDFKREVYYDENGARPTDLIGDVIEFDASEYLGFDPTDIEARLAKAAGKAAVLDDHFDSFLDVETTDVAVGDYYWEHFKIEYYYDEEGKPPVDKKTGEVVEFDASEYLGFDPTSLPSVLSYGNVVGECIGDVREERTVNVLEDLDEDAFFRNPDGTKTVVNRYDLEKAVPLSKKSHFHEVDRYWVNKPFAFVSIFHSSKENEHKYYLVEPYLTPIERELKEYLTNKLRTAIKYSDEDVIVEGDEADRGAVIARETERLLERYDLYARPADEKQSLKQQFLELLGRAEELEEEEVIRDLNGMLTRPEPALLEEDARMVTEYQVEKLLYMLKRDFIGFERIDGVKYDINVEDVSCDGYNSPVFVYHSDYEQIISNIFHGEKDLDDFVVKLAQRSGKGISKRQPQVGATLPDGSRAQLTLGREVSDHGTNYTIRQFKEVPFTPVDLINWHTFSLDEMAYLWVCIENNKSLIFAGGTASGKTTSLNAVSLFIPSKSKIVSIEDTREVELPQRNWIASTTRPSFTADDQGDVDEFDLLAAALRQRPEYIVMGEIRGEEGRTLFQVMSTGHTTLTTFHADSVGEVIKRFTTDPINVSKTMFTALDLVSIQTSTRVHGNKVRRSKSITEINHYDPENDEINVQDVFQWQAESDEFLRMGESNTLDEIRFDRGWSYDQLDEAIYLRKIVLAYLINKGLNSYPQVAAALQGFMNDNDTIMSLIASDELEARLEELRQMESVMIDIDPEKEAMIPRPDPYAELRAHTDEILAEAEEDLFARYRTEEMPDIEPALASGADEAGAATDGGDDTDDDEDDPFEAFDFGGGFEPLEDDE; this is encoded by the coding sequence ATGGGTGCGTACACGTGGGAAGACTTCAAGCGAGAGGTCTACTACGACGAGAACGGAGCACGCCCAACCGACCTCATCGGAGACGTCATCGAATTTGACGCGAGTGAGTACCTTGGCTTCGACCCGACCGACATAGAGGCTCGGTTGGCGAAGGCAGCAGGCAAGGCAGCCGTCCTCGATGACCACTTCGATTCGTTCCTAGACGTAGAGACAACCGACGTTGCGGTCGGAGACTACTACTGGGAACACTTCAAAATCGAGTACTACTACGACGAGGAGGGCAAGCCGCCGGTTGATAAGAAAACCGGAGAAGTCGTCGAGTTCGACGCGAGCGAGTACCTCGGCTTCGACCCAACCTCGCTGCCGAGCGTTCTCAGCTACGGGAACGTCGTTGGGGAGTGCATCGGTGACGTTAGAGAAGAACGCACAGTCAACGTGCTCGAAGATCTCGATGAGGACGCCTTCTTTAGAAACCCAGACGGGACGAAGACCGTCGTCAATCGGTACGACTTAGAAAAGGCCGTGCCGCTCTCGAAGAAATCACACTTCCACGAGGTTGACCGGTACTGGGTCAACAAGCCGTTTGCGTTCGTGAGTATCTTCCACTCGAGCAAGGAGAACGAACACAAGTACTACCTCGTAGAGCCGTACCTCACGCCAATCGAGCGCGAGCTAAAGGAGTACCTGACGAACAAACTCCGCACGGCAATCAAATACTCTGATGAAGATGTCATCGTCGAAGGCGACGAGGCAGACCGCGGAGCCGTCATCGCGCGCGAGACCGAACGACTCCTCGAACGCTACGACCTCTACGCCCGGCCAGCGGACGAAAAGCAGAGCTTGAAACAACAGTTCTTAGAACTGCTTGGCCGAGCCGAAGAACTCGAAGAGGAAGAAGTCATCCGCGACTTAAACGGTATGTTGACTCGACCGGAGCCCGCGCTTCTCGAAGAGGACGCGCGGATGGTCACGGAGTACCAGGTCGAGAAGCTGCTCTACATGCTGAAACGCGACTTCATTGGTTTCGAGCGCATCGACGGCGTGAAATACGACATCAACGTGGAGGACGTTTCGTGTGACGGGTACAACTCACCCGTCTTCGTCTACCACTCTGACTACGAGCAAATCATCTCGAACATCTTCCACGGCGAGAAAGACCTCGACGATTTCGTCGTCAAACTCGCCCAGCGCTCTGGCAAAGGTATCTCGAAGCGCCAGCCACAGGTCGGGGCAACCCTGCCAGACGGCTCGCGTGCCCAGCTCACACTCGGGCGCGAGGTGTCAGACCACGGGACGAACTACACCATCCGGCAGTTCAAGGAGGTGCCGTTCACGCCAGTGGACCTCATCAACTGGCACACCTTCTCGCTTGATGAGATGGCCTACCTCTGGGTGTGCATCGAGAACAACAAGTCGCTCATCTTCGCAGGCGGTACTGCATCCGGGAAGACGACCAGCCTGAACGCGGTGTCGCTGTTCATCCCGTCGAAGTCGAAGATTGTGTCCATCGAAGACACGCGCGAAGTCGAGTTGCCACAGCGCAACTGGATTGCCTCGACGACGCGGCCTTCGTTTACGGCTGACGACCAAGGTGACGTAGACGAGTTCGACTTGCTCGCCGCCGCACTCCGGCAGCGCCCAGAATACATCGTCATGGGTGAGATTCGTGGGGAAGAGGGCCGGACGCTGTTCCAGGTCATGTCCACGGGTCACACCACGCTCACGACGTTCCACGCGGACTCGGTGGGTGAGGTTATCAAGCGCTTTACGACAGACCCAATCAACGTCTCGAAGACGATGTTCACCGCGCTCGACCTCGTGAGCATTCAGACTTCGACGCGCGTCCACGGGAACAAAGTGCGCCGCAGCAAGTCCATCACGGAAATCAACCACTACGACCCGGAGAACGACGAAATCAACGTTCAAGACGTGTTCCAGTGGCAAGCAGAATCCGACGAGTTCCTGCGGATGGGTGAGTCGAACACGCTCGACGAGATTCGCTTCGACCGTGGCTGGTCGTACGACCAGTTGGACGAAGCAATCTACCTGCGGAAAATCGTCCTTGCCTATCTCATCAACAAGGGGCTGAACAGCTACCCACAGGTGGCCGCCGCGTTGCAAGGGTTCATGAACGACAACGACACCATCATGTCGCTCATCGCAAGCGACGAGTTAGAAGCACGCCTTGAGGAACTCCGGCAGATGGAGAGCGTCATGATCGACATTGACCCCGAAAAGGAGGCGATGATTCCACGGCCAGATCCGTACGCAGAGCTGCGGGCGCACACGGATGAAATCCTCGCGGAAGCCGAGGAAGACCTCTTTGCACGCTACCGCACGGAAGAGATGCCAGATATCGAACCGGCGCTTGCCTCCGGTGCTGACGAGGCGGGAGCCGCCACTGACGGCGGCGACGATACCGACGACGACGAGGACGACCCGTTCGAGGCATTCGACTTCGGCGGTGGGTTTGAGCCACTGGAGGACGACGAGTAA
- a CDS encoding Lrp/AsnC family transcriptional regulator produces MSTRDELLALLLENARYSTEDLARQTGADAEAVAAAIEELEASGLIRGYQAVVDWDRADQERIRALVELNVTLDRETGYDDIAGRLVKFPPVKSLRLVSGDYDFALEVEGDSLREVSKFISEKVAPVPEITQTVTHYIMETYKDRGLEMGDGHDDGRLSFSP; encoded by the coding sequence CTCCTACTCGAAAATGCCCGCTATTCGACTGAAGACTTAGCCCGACAGACGGGCGCAGACGCGGAAGCAGTAGCAGCAGCAATCGAGGAATTGGAAGCGTCGGGCCTCATCCGCGGCTACCAAGCGGTCGTCGATTGGGACCGAGCAGACCAAGAGCGCATCCGGGCGCTCGTCGAGTTGAACGTCACGCTCGACCGCGAAACCGGCTACGACGACATCGCCGGTCGTCTCGTGAAATTCCCGCCGGTGAAATCGCTGCGGCTCGTGAGCGGCGACTACGACTTCGCGCTCGAAGTCGAGGGCGACTCGCTTCGAGAAGTCTCGAAATTCATCAGCGAGAAGGTGGCTCCCGTCCCCGAAATCACGCAGACGGTGACCCACTACATCATGGAGACGTACAAAGACCGCGGCCTCGAGATGGGCGACGGCCACGACGATGGCCGGCTCTCGTTTTCGCCATGA